The sequence CAGCGGCGCCGTGCCGCCGCTGGAGCACTTTTGCTTCAGATTGGCGCAGACCAGGAGGGTGCTGCCCGGACAAAGAGTGCTGGGTATGGTGCTGGTTATTTTGAGAACGGTGTTATGGTCTTCGAAAAAGGTTACAGCTATCAAGCCGGAAGATTGCCCGGTCGCCGCCACTTGGAGTGACTCACCCACGTTGTCATCTTCCGGCACCACCCAGTAGGTGGAAAATCCTCCGGCGGCTGAAGCCTGAACCGACCAGGGGTCATGCCCCTCCCCCCCGGTATGGCCCGGATCGACATGCGTTACCTGAACAGTCACCCATTCGCTGGCCCAATACCCGCTGCCCGTAATCCAGACCGTATCGCCGGGGGCATAGTCAGGCTGGTCGGTTACAACGCTGGCACCGAAAGCAAAAGAGGGGGTAAAAAGGAGGGTGGCAATGAGAACGAACGGGGCTATATTGCAAGTGCGGCGAATAAACCGCACAAAGCCGTTTTGACCGCTTTTAGAAGAAAAAAGGCGGTTTCTGTATGAAGCCTTTCCTGCCGGCTTCCGGTCTAACCGCATAAGCCCCCTTTTGTATGGCAATCCCAGATCGTTAACTCTTCCACGCCTCTTTTTTTCTCTTTCTATCCCCCCTCAAGGGATTTGAAAGATAAAGCTCCCCTAATTTTGGCCCGACTGCCGGATTTCCCGCTAACTTATTGATAGCCTTGCTATTTCTTCTTATGAAAAAAAGCAAAGGAACTATCGCGATACTCGCTATGAAAAGGAAAAAACGACAGCTTTTGCTATCGCTTTTGGCAGGTCTTTATGTCGTCAACTATGCTTAAACGCACCCCTAATATAGGTTTTCCCAAGGGCTTGTCAAGAACTTTTTTGGCTTTTTTTGGGGTTTTGGGGGTGGGTCCGCCGGCCCGAATTAATGGCTATTTTTTTCCGGGGAGAAATTTGCTTTGGATACTTTCCGGCGTATATTTAGCTTTTACCGAACCAATAACAAAGAAAGGAAGGAATGCTTAGCACTTCGGATTTCAGAAAAGGTAGAAAACTGGCGTTGGACGGGGAGCTCTTCGAAATCGTGGACTTCCAGCACGCCCGGACGGCCCAGCGCCGGGCCAACGTCTGGACCCGTTTGAAAAACCTCAGAACCGGGGCAGTTTTGGAAAAGACCTTCGCCGCCGGGGAGATGTTCGACGAGCCGAACTTCGAACAGCGCAAGATGCAGTATATGTACACCACCGGATCGGAATACCATTTTATGGACCAGAAAAGCTACGAACAGGTGGAGCTTAATGCCGAACAGATTGGGGACTATAAATGGTATTTGGTGGAAAACGAGGAGTACAAAATCCTGTTTTTTGAAGGAAACCCCCTTTCCCTCGATTTGCCCGCCGCCGCCATCCTGAAGGTGGTGGAAAGCGAGCCGGGGGTGAAGGGGGACTCGGTCTCCAATTTGACCAAGGGGGCCAGGCTGCAAACCGGGCTTTCGGTCAAAGTCCCCCTTTTCGTCAAGGAGGGGGATATGATCAAGGTGGATACCCGCACGGGCGAATACCTCGAAAGAATGTAGGCCGGTGACCGCCGGCGCAAACCCCCAGCTTCTGGATAAGGCCCGTTTCGGGGCCATCCCCGTCATCGGCATCGACGAAGCCGGCAAGGGGGATTACTTCGGCCCCTTGGTCATCGC comes from Verrucomicrobiia bacterium and encodes:
- the efp gene encoding elongation factor P — translated: MLSTSDFRKGRKLALDGELFEIVDFQHARTAQRRANVWTRLKNLRTGAVLEKTFAAGEMFDEPNFEQRKMQYMYTTGSEYHFMDQKSYEQVELNAEQIGDYKWYLVENEEYKILFFEGNPLSLDLPAAAILKVVESEPGVKGDSVSNLTKGARLQTGLSVKVPLFVKEGDMIKVDTRTGEYLERM